The following proteins come from a genomic window of Desulfovulcanus ferrireducens:
- a CDS encoding flagellar basal body protein, with protein sequence MDISTSQSALNVFSLAQDITANNVANINTDGYKAKRLDVESAPDGQGVRAQTIVESTEPGPLTNQIQPRENNDGRIEQQEVITEGSNTEVSQEVTQMIKKERGFEANAQVVRTYDQMAGVIIDMLV encoded by the coding sequence ATGGACATCTCAACAAGCCAAAGTGCCTTGAATGTCTTTTCTCTGGCCCAGGATATTACGGCCAACAATGTGGCCAATATAAACACGGATGGATACAAGGCTAAACGTTTGGACGTTGAAAGCGCCCCGGATGGACAGGGTGTACGAGCCCAAACTATTGTGGAAAGTACGGAGCCTGGCCCATTAACCAACCAAATCCAGCCAAGGGAAAACAATGACGGCCGCATTGAACAGCAAGAGGTGATAACGGAAGGTAGTAATACTGAAGTAAGCCAGGAAGTGACTCAAATGATAAAAAAAGAACGCGGCTTTGAGGCCAACGCCCAGGTTGTGAGAACTTATGATCAGATGGCAGGGGTTATTATTGATATGCTGGTTTGA
- a CDS encoding C-GCAxxG-C-C family protein, with translation MDRRKFLKNSGKVVGVTLLSTNLMAGSAHAESSKAPKLPFPYSPLDPGKVEKKGYEGYYQHHCSFGAFEAIVGSLREKVGHPYNLIPTEIMTFGRGGVAGWGTICGALNGASAAIALVVGEYKKYKGLLNELLAWYSKVEMPIYIPAGQKDMVKTVAGSPLCHASVMNWCEAANVGAKSKLRSERCARLTADVAKKTAELLNAYFKGTFQYVYYKPTKEELTNYKQNKTKMECSGCH, from the coding sequence ATGGATAGAAGGAAATTCTTAAAAAACAGTGGGAAAGTAGTGGGAGTCACTTTGTTGTCAACAAACTTAATGGCAGGTTCTGCTCATGCAGAGTCCTCAAAGGCTCCGAAACTTCCTTTTCCTTACAGTCCTCTAGACCCAGGTAAAGTAGAGAAAAAGGGTTATGAAGGGTATTATCAACATCACTGTTCTTTTGGTGCCTTTGAGGCTATTGTTGGTTCTCTTAGGGAAAAAGTAGGTCATCCATATAATCTTATTCCTACAGAGATAATGACTTTTGGAAGAGGAGGAGTTGCTGGCTGGGGTACAATTTGTGGTGCTTTAAATGGAGCTTCAGCGGCTATAGCCTTGGTTGTAGGTGAGTATAAAAAATATAAGGGGTTGCTGAATGAGCTTTTGGCCTGGTATTCAAAGGTAGAAATGCCAATTTATATCCCAGCAGGTCAAAAAGATATGGTGAAAACTGTTGCCGGAAGTCCTTTGTGTCATGCTTCTGTTATGAACTGGTGTGAGGCAGCAAATGTAGGGGCCAAGAGTAAGCTTCGTTCTGAAAGGTGTGCCAGACTTACTGCAGATGTTGCTAAGAAAACTGCTGAGTTGCTCAATGCGTATTTTAAAGGAACATTCCAGTATGTATATTATAAACCTACAAAGGAAGAGCTTACCAACTACAAGCAAAACAAGACCAAAATGGAATGTTCAGGATGCCATTAA
- a CDS encoding phosphatase PAP2 family protein: protein MFDFFMPLFSSNIFLWSIAFVLLFIYLIKKDRQKICYLFIIALSIGLCDFSTNFIKKSIGRIRPLNQLAGVNYYEDGEWRQRPPDFTATKKSGTSYPSAHSANAMTAATLAVIFWPRSRFWVWFLPLAIGYSRVYLGKHFPTDVLAGWIYGLCIGVAVWIALQKFRICWKPVPSNGTKNE from the coding sequence TTGTTTGATTTTTTTATGCCTTTATTCTCCAGCAATATCTTTTTATGGTCCATCGCTTTTGTGCTTCTTTTTATTTATCTGATAAAAAAAGACAGACAGAAAATCTGTTATCTTTTCATCATTGCTTTAAGCATAGGTCTTTGTGATTTTAGCACCAATTTTATAAAAAAAAGTATAGGCCGGATCAGACCGCTTAATCAATTGGCCGGGGTTAACTACTATGAAGATGGAGAGTGGAGACAAAGACCTCCTGACTTTACTGCAACCAAAAAAAGCGGGACATCGTATCCATCAGCCCACAGCGCCAATGCCATGACCGCAGCTACTCTGGCTGTCATTTTCTGGCCGAGGTCCAGATTCTGGGTATGGTTCTTGCCACTTGCAATCGGTTACTCACGCGTTTACCTGGGCAAACATTTTCCCACGGATGTTCTGGCTGGCTGGATATATGGTCTTTGTATTGGCGTAGCAGTATGGATTGCCCTACAAAAATTCCGCATCTGCTGGAAGCCAGTCCCATCAAATGGAACAAAAAACGAATGA
- a CDS encoding ArnT family glycosyltransferase, producing the protein MQKTKEFNPYIGAALIIFVTTLTRFWFVYSGQTNLYTDEAQYWDWSRTLQLSYYSKGPLIAYVIRFWTQIFGPTELGVRFGAVFNTFLMQIIIFWSLTKIWSRPKLAFYCLIVANTMPLFITAGVLMTTDNLLILFWLIAFFILYTIFTTNTGPWAYFVLALALGLGILAKYTMLLFVPLSLACAWLKGRKDELPAKFWPRFIQSLVCGTCIGLLPILIWNITHDFAGIKHVLYRGSLAGEKARTLLRPKYFPEYLGSQLGVLTPWWFVFCLIGAVKVTRGLWSQKLPFALNRTQGIILTVFFWPIWLFFLLFSLHGKVEANWSATSYCAGIVLTTLTFVQTKGAKKWLWPALGGLLFILIYGNNYLPLPEKLDLTRRMKGWAELGLTVNELKKAKFNFPEKVFVFSDTYGVTAELSFYVPGQKRAYCVNAGRKYNQYDFWPGPLDKKGWDAIFVQKGIEHKVPPEVKKMFAKIDPGLVLHSRHKGRPGRTFTIFCCYNYNGYWPESKRESY; encoded by the coding sequence ATGCAAAAAACCAAAGAATTTAATCCATATATTGGGGCTGCTTTAATTATTTTCGTGACGACTTTAACCAGGTTCTGGTTTGTTTATTCAGGTCAGACCAACTTATATACAGATGAGGCCCAGTACTGGGATTGGAGCAGGACCCTGCAGCTTTCTTATTACTCCAAAGGACCTTTAATTGCTTATGTCATCCGTTTCTGGACCCAGATCTTCGGCCCAACAGAACTTGGTGTGCGCTTTGGCGCGGTGTTCAATACCTTCTTGATGCAAATTATAATTTTTTGGTCCCTTACTAAAATCTGGTCCAGGCCAAAACTCGCTTTTTATTGTTTGATTGTGGCCAATACCATGCCTTTATTTATTACCGCAGGCGTACTAATGACCACAGATAACCTGCTTATCCTTTTCTGGCTCATTGCCTTTTTTATCTTATACACAATTTTTACAACCAATACCGGCCCATGGGCTTATTTTGTCCTGGCCCTAGCATTGGGCCTGGGCATACTAGCGAAATATACCATGCTATTGTTCGTCCCTTTAAGCCTGGCCTGTGCCTGGTTAAAGGGGCGAAAAGATGAGCTGCCAGCAAAGTTTTGGCCCCGCTTTATCCAATCTCTGGTCTGTGGAACATGTATCGGACTTTTGCCAATTCTTATCTGGAACATAACCCATGACTTTGCCGGTATAAAACATGTACTTTATCGCGGAAGCCTGGCCGGAGAAAAAGCCCGGACGCTGCTTCGACCCAAATATTTCCCTGAATATCTAGGTAGCCAGTTGGGCGTGCTAACACCTTGGTGGTTTGTCTTTTGTCTCATAGGAGCGGTTAAGGTGACCAGGGGACTATGGTCCCAAAAACTTCCCTTTGCCCTGAACAGGACGCAAGGGATAATACTGACTGTCTTTTTCTGGCCGATCTGGCTCTTTTTTCTTTTATTTAGTTTACATGGCAAGGTGGAAGCCAACTGGTCAGCAACAAGCTACTGCGCCGGCATTGTCCTTACCACCCTGACCTTTGTTCAAACAAAGGGGGCGAAAAAATGGCTGTGGCCGGCTCTTGGCGGACTACTTTTTATTTTGATCTATGGGAACAACTACCTGCCTCTGCCGGAAAAGCTGGACCTGACCCGGCGGATGAAGGGATGGGCTGAGCTGGGCTTAACCGTGAATGAGTTGAAAAAGGCAAAGTTTAATTTTCCAGAAAAGGTGTTTGTCTTCAGCGACACCTATGGGGTTACGGCTGAACTGTCATTTTATGTTCCTGGCCAGAAAAGAGCCTATTGCGTCAATGCCGGCCGAAAATATAATCAGTATGATTTCTGGCCGGGTCCACTTGATAAAAAAGGCTGGGACGCCATCTTTGTACAAAAAGGTATAGAACATAAGGTACCCCCTGAGGTAAAAAAAATGTTTGCCAAAATTGATCCTGGTCTTGTTCTTCACTCTAGACATAAAGGCCGTCCCGGCCGGACTTTTACTATTTTTTGTTGTTATAATTATAATGGCTACTGGCCTGAAAGTAAAAGGGAGAGTTATTAA
- a CDS encoding amidohydrolase family protein: MLDVHTHIFHPNVAPRILKELEVRYGISPAGSGLAEDLIARLKKSGFSKAVVHTAATAPAQVIPANNWSIEIKKRYPELVPFGTIHPGFDRWERELNRLEKNGIKGLKLHPDFQGFWLNDKRLGPIFEAIGERFFLMIHIGDRLPAHKSPSCPVKLKQVIKDFPRLKIIAAHLGGYLQWDLALEHIVGEDIFLDTSSCIDFIPEDTLKKILARHPKERILFGSDYPLFDPGQELDKLLRLKFLSKNEIQMICKNGEIILQGNL, translated from the coding sequence ATGCTGGATGTACATACCCATATTTTCCATCCAAATGTTGCCCCCAGAATTTTGAAGGAGTTGGAAGTCCGGTACGGGATTTCTCCGGCAGGCTCAGGCTTGGCCGAAGATTTGATCGCACGGCTTAAAAAAAGCGGGTTTTCAAAGGCTGTAGTACACACAGCAGCCACGGCCCCGGCCCAGGTTATTCCGGCCAACAATTGGTCCATTGAAATCAAAAAGAGATATCCTGAATTGGTCCCTTTTGGCACTATCCACCCGGGATTTGACAGGTGGGAAAGGGAACTAAACCGGTTAGAGAAAAACGGGATCAAAGGGTTAAAACTACATCCGGATTTTCAGGGCTTCTGGTTAAATGACAAGCGACTCGGACCGATCTTTGAGGCCATTGGGGAAAGATTCTTTTTGATGATCCATATAGGAGACAGGTTGCCTGCCCATAAAAGTCCTTCCTGTCCGGTGAAGCTAAAACAAGTAATCAAAGATTTTCCCCGATTAAAAATCATTGCTGCTCACTTAGGTGGTTATCTACAGTGGGACTTAGCCCTTGAGCATATTGTGGGCGAAGATATTTTTCTGGATACTTCCAGCTGCATCGATTTTATTCCTGAAGATACTTTAAAAAAAATACTGGCCCGCCACCCTAAAGAGCGAATTCTCTTCGGCTCAGACTACCCACTGTTTGATCCTGGCCAGGAGCTTGATAAACTCCTGAGGCTTAAATTTTTGTCCAAAAATGAGATACAGATGATATGTAAAAATGGGGAAATAATTCTGCAGGGGAACCTATAA
- a CDS encoding acyl-CoA thioesterase, whose product MKPKENSKFPQPETWHEHRISYGETDAMGVVYYANYLHWFEMARSTFLRERGLSYVQVEEKGIFLPVRKAECRYLAPARFDELVFVRTGIEKWGRASLLFVYEVVDEQKNRVLALGKTEHACVNKQGRPVPLPAWLKQICTPSS is encoded by the coding sequence ATGAAGCCAAAGGAAAACTCAAAATTTCCGCAACCCGAAACCTGGCATGAGCATCGAATATCATATGGTGAGACAGATGCTATGGGAGTGGTTTATTATGCCAATTACTTGCATTGGTTTGAGATGGCCAGGAGTACTTTTTTGCGGGAAAGGGGCCTGAGCTATGTCCAGGTAGAGGAAAAAGGAATTTTTTTGCCGGTCCGTAAAGCAGAATGTCGCTATTTAGCCCCTGCCAGATTTGATGAACTGGTCTTTGTCCGTACAGGAATAGAAAAGTGGGGACGGGCATCTCTTTTGTTTGTTTATGAAGTGGTGGATGAGCAAAAAAACCGTGTACTGGCCTTGGGCAAGACTGAGCATGCATGCGTTAACAAGCAAGGCCGTCCCGTACCTCTTCCTGCCTGGTTAAAACAAATCTGCACACCTTCCTCTTAA
- a CDS encoding cofactor-independent phosphoglycerate mutase, with translation MTKILFLVADGMGDWPLEELGNKTPLEVAETPALDELAKKSRLGLCQTIPQGMPPGSDIANMALLGYNPAVYHTGRGPIEAAAQGLELNTDDLVWRCNLVTLTGLGQEDKMIDYAAGHLETDQATSLIHGLRKINKNSEFVFYPGVQYRHLLVQKNGMLTKAADMHIRPPHDILGESIWPDILSFQEYPALWELVSKAYEFLTTSDNPTQATSIWPWGQGRPLSLPAFSDKFNLKGGVISAVDLIKGLGRAAGLSVIDVPGATGLLDTNYAGKVASTLKFLENGDFIFVHLEGPDECGHMGNVQDKIEAIKRFDQLIVAPILQSLKGEDFTLVVCCDHLTPIAKRTHVSEPVPFLIYNSQKEVQGENVFSEKTAKKTGLFIEKGYELLNSVIGSKRL, from the coding sequence ATGACCAAGATTCTATTTCTTGTTGCCGATGGAATGGGAGACTGGCCCCTGGAAGAATTGGGCAATAAAACTCCCCTGGAGGTGGCCGAGACGCCGGCTTTGGATGAGCTGGCCAAGAAATCCCGATTGGGACTTTGTCAGACCATCCCCCAGGGTATGCCCCCAGGCTCGGATATAGCCAATATGGCATTGCTCGGCTATAACCCAGCTGTTTACCACACAGGCCGGGGGCCTATTGAAGCAGCCGCCCAGGGACTGGAATTAAACACGGATGACCTTGTTTGGCGGTGCAACCTGGTTACTCTTACCGGTCTTGGTCAAGAAGATAAAATGATTGATTACGCTGCCGGGCATCTTGAAACTGACCAGGCTACATCATTGATTCATGGCCTCCGGAAAATAAACAAGAACAGCGAATTCGTTTTCTATCCTGGTGTACAGTACCGCCATCTTCTAGTTCAAAAAAACGGAATGCTCACAAAAGCGGCAGACATGCACATACGACCGCCACATGATATTTTAGGAGAATCTATCTGGCCAGATATATTGAGCTTCCAAGAATATCCTGCTCTGTGGGAACTGGTCAGCAAGGCTTATGAGTTCTTGACAACCTCAGATAATCCAACACAGGCCACCTCTATTTGGCCCTGGGGTCAGGGACGGCCGCTTTCCTTGCCCGCCTTTAGCGATAAATTCAATTTAAAAGGCGGAGTGATTTCTGCTGTTGATTTGATCAAAGGCCTGGGACGGGCAGCCGGCCTTTCGGTCATTGATGTACCAGGAGCAACCGGACTTTTGGATACTAATTATGCTGGCAAGGTAGCTTCAACTCTCAAGTTCCTGGAGAACGGAGATTTTATTTTTGTTCACCTGGAAGGACCTGATGAATGCGGACATATGGGAAATGTCCAGGATAAAATTGAGGCTATCAAACGCTTTGACCAACTCATAGTTGCCCCAATCTTACAGTCCCTGAAAGGTGAAGATTTTACCCTTGTGGTCTGCTGTGACCACCTAACACCAATAGCTAAAAGAACCCATGTTAGCGAACCCGTGCCCTTTCTTATCTATAATTCGCAAAAAGAGGTGCAGGGAGAGAATGTCTTTTCGGAAAAGACAGCAAAAAAGACAGGATTATTTATTGAAAAAGGATACGAGTTGCTGAACTCGGTGATAGGGAGCAAAAGGTTATAA
- a CDS encoding homoserine dehydrogenase produces MDKEVVRIGLAGFGTVGTGLAKIILENQEWIKRRIGKELVISRVLVRDLNKVRSFIPSPETKFTDNPDDLLTDPAIDIIVELIGGIEAPYTIITRALEQGKSVVTANKALLALKGNELFELATQKKAGLYYEGSVAGGVPIVQTLKESLAGNKIKSLTGILNGTANFILTEMTLRGLDFGEALRKAQEKGYAEADPTLDIEGLDAAHKLTILIRLAHGQNYPFDQLPVEGISSIQATDIALAAEFGYTLKLIAQVKEKSGYIQAGVFPALLPKDHILAKVDGPFNSILLYGNAVGPIMLYGQGAGDLPTGSAVLADIMALAKENSEPNNTGFLEASLPQAKILDPELTVYEHYFRFTVLDRPGVLSALSGVMGEYNISIAQAVQKTSPSGRSVPIVFLTHKAQLKDVHAALKEINSFSFVTAPTVHYRILS; encoded by the coding sequence GTGGATAAAGAGGTTGTTCGCATTGGCCTGGCCGGATTTGGCACTGTTGGCACTGGCCTGGCCAAGATTATCCTAGAAAATCAGGAATGGATCAAAAGACGGATCGGCAAAGAACTAGTCATAAGCAGGGTTTTGGTACGGGATTTAAATAAAGTCAGATCATTCATTCCCAGTCCGGAAACAAAATTTACTGACAACCCGGATGACCTTTTAACCGATCCGGCTATCGACATCATTGTCGAACTAATTGGCGGCATTGAAGCCCCTTACACAATCATTACGAGGGCTTTAGAGCAGGGAAAGTCCGTGGTCACAGCTAATAAGGCTCTTCTGGCTCTAAAGGGGAACGAGCTTTTTGAGTTGGCCACACAAAAAAAAGCAGGCCTTTATTACGAGGGCAGCGTGGCCGGAGGCGTCCCCATTGTTCAGACCTTAAAAGAAAGTCTGGCTGGAAATAAAATCAAATCCCTTACTGGAATCCTAAACGGCACGGCCAATTTTATCCTAACCGAAATGACGCTTAGGGGACTGGACTTTGGCGAGGCCCTGAGAAAGGCCCAAGAAAAAGGGTACGCTGAGGCTGACCCCACTTTAGATATTGAGGGTCTGGATGCGGCCCACAAATTGACGATTCTTATCCGCCTGGCTCATGGTCAGAACTATCCTTTTGATCAGTTACCCGTGGAAGGCATCTCCAGTATCCAGGCTACAGACATCGCCCTGGCAGCCGAGTTTGGCTATACCTTGAAACTAATTGCCCAGGTCAAAGAAAAGTCCGGCTATATTCAGGCTGGGGTCTTCCCGGCCCTTTTGCCCAAGGATCATATCCTGGCGAAAGTCGATGGTCCGTTTAACTCTATCTTGCTCTACGGCAATGCTGTGGGACCTATCATGCTTTATGGACAGGGAGCTGGCGACCTGCCCACGGGCAGCGCGGTGCTGGCTGATATTATGGCCCTGGCCAAAGAAAATTCAGAACCCAACAATACTGGATTTTTAGAGGCAAGCCTTCCACAAGCCAAAATTTTAGACCCTGAGCTGACAGTATATGAACACTATTTTCGCTTTACTGTTTTGGATAGACCAGGCGTCCTTTCAGCCCTGTCCGGAGTGATGGGCGAATACAACATAAGTATCGCACAGGCTGTGCAAAAGACCAGTCCATCAGGCCGATCTGTTCCGATTGTATTCTTAACCCACAAGGCACAGCTAAAAGATGTTCATGCGGCCCTCAAAGAAATCAACAGTTTTAGCTTTGTCACTGCTCCTACAGTACATTACAGGATTTTATCATGA
- the alaC gene encoding alanine transaminase — translation MTEFPRMHRLPPYVFAVVNDLKMKMRRQGEDIIDLGMGNPDLATPKHIVDKLVEAAQKSVNHRYSVSRGIPNLRKAICDWYARRYGVELDPETEAIATMGAKEGLSHLALAMLSPGDVVFAQDPTYPIHPYSAIIAGADVRRIPIDLDRDFFEDLLTATKQTWPQPKLLIICFPHNPTTAVVDLDFFQKIVDFAKEHKMYVIHDLAYADLCFDGYQAPSFLQAKGAKDVGVEFFSLSKSYSMAGWRMGFCCGNKEMVHALTRIKSYLDYGIFQPIQIASIIALNGPQDCVTEIVNVYKDRRDALVEGLNRIGWEVEKPKATMFVWAKIPEEFRHMGSVEFSKLLLKEAKVAVSPGLGFGHYGDDHVRFALVENRHRINQALRGLKKVFGGQGG, via the coding sequence ATGACCGAATTTCCACGTATGCATCGTCTTCCACCTTATGTCTTTGCTGTGGTGAATGACCTAAAAATGAAGATGCGCCGCCAGGGCGAAGATATAATCGATCTTGGCATGGGAAACCCTGATCTGGCCACGCCCAAACACATTGTGGACAAACTAGTTGAGGCGGCCCAGAAATCTGTGAATCACAGGTATTCAGTGTCCAGAGGAATCCCCAATTTGCGCAAGGCCATTTGCGACTGGTATGCGCGGCGTTATGGAGTAGAACTAGACCCTGAAACAGAAGCCATCGCCACCATGGGAGCCAAAGAAGGTCTTTCGCATCTGGCTCTGGCCATGCTCAGCCCTGGAGACGTGGTCTTTGCCCAGGACCCTACCTATCCCATCCATCCTTATTCGGCCATTATTGCCGGTGCAGATGTACGCAGAATCCCCATTGATCTGGATAGGGATTTTTTTGAAGACTTGTTAACAGCCACCAAACAAACCTGGCCCCAGCCCAAACTGCTTATTATTTGTTTTCCGCACAATCCAACCACGGCTGTAGTGGACCTGGATTTTTTTCAAAAAATTGTCGATTTTGCCAAAGAACACAAGATGTATGTCATTCATGACCTGGCTTATGCCGATCTATGCTTCGACGGCTATCAGGCCCCCAGCTTTCTCCAGGCCAAAGGTGCCAAGGATGTGGGCGTAGAATTCTTTTCCTTGTCCAAAAGTTATTCAATGGCCGGCTGGAGAATGGGCTTTTGTTGCGGCAACAAAGAGATGGTTCATGCCTTGACCAGAATCAAGAGCTATCTTGATTATGGTATTTTTCAACCCATTCAGATTGCATCCATTATTGCCTTAAACGGCCCACAGGATTGCGTAACGGAAATTGTCAACGTTTACAAAGACCGACGGGATGCATTGGTAGAGGGTTTGAACAGGATAGGCTGGGAAGTGGAAAAACCCAAGGCCACCATGTTTGTGTGGGCCAAAATTCCAGAAGAATTCCGCCACATGGGCTCAGTAGAATTCTCTAAGTTACTGCTTAAGGAGGCCAAGGTAGCAGTTTCTCCCGGCCTGGGTTTTGGGCATTATGGTGACGATCACGTTCGTTTCGCCCTAGTCGAAAATAGGCACCGCATCAATCAAGCTTTACGTGGCCTGAAGAAAGTCTTTGGAGGTCAGGGTGGATAA